The sequence below is a genomic window from Providencia rettgeri.
GTAGCAATGCCCCTGAACTCGCCGCATATCAAGATGAACCGAAGCAAATGCAAAGTGGTGCAGTTGGTAAAAGTGGTTACTTAAAATTAAGGTTTGCTCAGGGTGAATATCGTAGTGAGCTGGTGGAAATGGAGCGTCGTGTTCCCTCTTTAGTGCAAAAAGCGCTGTATTGGGATGAATTGATGCCCCAGCTACCCTGCGTCACTATGATCTCTACCTCTGGTAGCTTATTACAAGGCGATAGACAAGCTCTTGATATTATAGTTGAAAAGGGTGCTTGTGCTCATGTAACAACGCAATCTGCGACCAAAGTTCATATGATGGAAGCGAACTATGCTACTCAGTACCAAAATATTATTGTTGAGGAGGATGGGTATTTAGAATATTTACCCGATCCTATCATTCCTCACCGTAATTCTCGGTTTATTACTGACACGCGGATTAATATTCACCCAAGTGCAACGATGATTTACTCAGAAATATTGATGTCAGGACGAAAGTATCATCATCCTGATGAACAGTTTGGCTTTGATGTTTTCTCATCACATATTCGAGCAGAGTCATCGTCCAATAAAGAACTGTTTGTTGAGAAATACATTTTAGAGCCAAAAAAATCACCGCTAAATATTACTGCAGTTATGGATAGCTTCGATACTTTTGGCAATGTGATTTTATTGACACCGAAAATTCACCATGAACGTATTCTAGAACGTCTAGATGCGATATATGACCCGAAAAATGAAATTGCTTTTGGTGCAACTCAATTACCGAATGATTGTGGATTAATATTTAAAGCGTTGGGTGTTGATAGTCCAAAAGTAAAGGATGCTGTTAGGTATTTTTGGCAAATAGCGAGAGAAGAAATATTAGGTATTTCGCTACAAGAGCCTTTTTTATGGCGTTAAATATGATTCGATGTATTAAATGTATTTTATTGCATTTAATACATCGTGGTAATGATTGTCATAAAATGACTGAAATAACCTGCTAGGTTATCAAGGTAATTTATTAATATATTATCAGTAGAGTGATTTTTATAAATCCTCTACTGATATTCCTATTAAGGAATTATAGGATGGAAAAAGTAATAAATCAGAACGCTTGGAATAAGTTAGCCAGCGAAAATATGACGATTCAATTTATTGATGTCGTCTTGCGTGGATGTGCTCAAGTTATGTTTCAAAATAACGCACTAACCGGACTTCTATTTTTTATTGCGATTTTCATCGGTGCGTTTTTAGAAGGAATGCCACAAGTCGCTTTAGGCTGTTTGTTAGGTACGGTTGTCGCTACGCTGACAGCTTATATTAGTAAATTAGATACTGAATCGTTGCGCTCGGGGCTTTATGGTTACAATGGTTGTTTAGTGGGGGTTGCATTACCGACTTTCTTAGAGAATGCCCCATTTGTTTGGGTAACTATCGTATTGGGGAGCATCGTTTCGGTTATAGCGACTATCTCTTTAATGGATTTTCTTAAGAATTGGAAAGTTGCAGCACTAACAGCGCCTTTTGTTTTAGTATCATGGATTATTTTGCTTGCGAGTTACAACTTCTTAGGTATTGAAGGCGTTGCATTACCGACTCCTGCACTACCTAAACAACTTATTGAACCTATTGGGTTAATTCCACATAGCGATCTGGTTGCTGATGTTTTCCGTGGTATTTCTGAAGTTTTTTTACTTAGTAGCATGATTGTTGGCATCATCTTTGTCATTGGCCTAGCGGTTAGTTCTATATGGGCAGCGATATTTGCTGTATTTGGTTCTCTTCTTGCCTTTATTGTTGCAACTCTTTTAAAAGGTGACTTTGCGAGTATTCATACTGGGTTATATTCGTTTAGTGCTGTATTAACTGCAATTGCTTTAGGTTCTACCTTTAATAAGCCGAGCTATCGCGTGGTCGTCTATGCCATCGTTGGTGTGATATTTACCGTATTTGTTCAAGGGGCACTCGACATAATTCTTGAACCATTTGGTATTCCGACCTTAACGATGCCATTTGTTCTCGCATCATGGTTATTTCTAGTACCGAACCAAGATATTATGCCTAAGCATCGACAGTAATATTTGCACTAAAACTTTTGGTATTCAATTATGAAAAAAAATGCAATATATAAATATATTCAAAATATGAGAATGCTACGCTTAGTGCTCGCATTATTAATACTTGCTGATGGGATATTGATTATTCTCCCCATAATCTCAACTTATGATCTTCATTTATACCCCCAACATTTAGGTTTTGTTGATTGGCTACAATCATTAGGACTGGTTAAATTATTAGATATTCCAAGATTTGCTATTGGCATTGTGCTCATTATTCTAGCTATTCCTATTTACTTAGGTCTACGCATCGGTTGGTTATTCAGCTGTTTTATGCTGTTTATTATCATGTTAATTAACTTGGTATTAGCAAGAGAAAATGTTCTGACTGGAACTTTTTCACTAATAGTATTGATTATTGCCGCTGCAAATTGGAAAGCATTTAATCGTCATAGCTTATCTGGTGCAGGCTTTGTTGCTTTCATGAGCTTAAGCGTACTATTAGGTTATTCTGTATTTGGTACTTTATATTTAGGCGAGCAATTTCAACCCCATGTTACTGACATCTCATCTGCATTCTATTTTGCTTTGGTATGTATGACGACGGTAGGCTTTGGTGACATTGTTCCGATTAGTGTTGAGGCAAGACTGTTTACAATTTCGATTGTTATTTTAGGTATTACAATTTTTACAACCTCTATTGTGTATTTTCTAGGGGTATTTGCAAAAAGCACACAAGAAATTGTTAAGAAGAGATTATTCCGTATGAAAAACCACTATATTATTGTTGGCGCAAGCCCCTTAGCTTTAAACACCTACCACGGATTAAGAAAGCGTGACTTAGACGTTATGGTACTTTGCCATGAAGATCAAAAAAAGAGCTATCCAGATAATGCGCAAGTTATTACCACGGAACAAATTAATAAACATGCATTAAATAGTGCTAACTTAGGTCAGGCAAAAGCCTTATTTATTCTTGGTGGTTCTGATTCGGAAAACACCATCTCTATGTTAGCTGCGAAAGAAATTGTCGGCGGAAATATTAAAAGCGTCATTGCTGTAAATGATGATAAAAATTACGAAAATATGCAACTATTACATGCAGATTTACTTATTTCGCTTTCATCTTTAGGAAGTGAAGTCTTGATTAAAATGATCTTTGGCGAAAACATTAATAACCAAGTGATGGAGAATATTATTTTTTCAAACAACATATTAGATTCGTAATATGCTGGGAGGGCCAATGGTAAAATTGCTACTCGAGTATCTACAGTTTTATCATTTATACGAAGAAATAAAAATATAGATAAGAGATAGAGAGTTTATTATGGATCTAACCGTTATTATTTTTATTTTAGTGTATGTCGCAATGGCTTTTGGGACTTTTCCAGGGATTAAAATTGACCGTACTGGTGCATCTGTAGCGGGTGCATTAGCCATGATAGGGTTTGAGATTATCTCACCAAAATTATCTTGGGATGCAATTGATTATAGTGCAATTGGGCTATTATTTGGCTTAATGGTAGTATCTGCATCATTTACAGTATCAGGTTTTTATCACCAAGCAGCACAAAAAGTGGCAAGCTTAAACATTAGCCCACCTAAATTAATGGCCGTTTTTATTATTGTTGGGGCACTTCTTGCCTCGGTACTTACAAACGATATTGTGGTGGTGGCGATGACACCTTTATTGGTTTCCATCACATTATCCCGTGGGCTTAACCCTATTCCATTTTTACTTGGTTTTTGCTTTGCGGCCAATAACGGTGCCGCAGGATCTTTAATTGGTAGCCCTAAAAATATGGTTGTGGCACAAGGATTGGATTTATCTTTTATTGGAATACTCAATATTACAGCCATTCCAGTCTTATTTTCAGTTCCCATTGTATGGTGTGTGATTACCTTGCTTTATCGTAATCATTGGTATTTATCTGAAGATAAAAAATCATTAATGCCCCATGTTGAGCCTTCGATTATTGAATTCAATTGGTGGGAAACGATAAAAGCTGCTACGGTTTTATTTACTGTTATTTTGGCGTTTTTATTTAGTGATTTTCCGCGTGAGCTTGTTGCATTATCGGCAGCCTGTTTTTTATTGTTAAACAGAAAAATAGCATCCAGTGACATGTTAAAGCATGTTAATGGTGACTTAATTCTTCTAATGATGGGCCTATTTATTATTAATACTGCATTTTCCAATACAGGTATCCCTCAGGAAGTATTGCACTACTTATTGGGTAAAGGTATCGATCTAAATAGTCCTATTACGTTATTTTTGGTCACCATCGTGATGAGTATTTTTGTAGGGACAACACCCACGGTGATTTTATTAATCCAGTTTGTTTACCCCCATGGAAATGTTGATTTGTTAGGTGCCGCTTTAATTTTAGGTGCTTGTTTTGCAGGTAATATATTTATATTTGGCAGTATTGCTGGGATTATTGCTGTTGAGCAATCCTCAGCTCATGGTATTAAAATATCGTTTTTAGAGTTCACAAAATCAGGCGGTATTATTTCCACTATTTGTATTTTTATTGCTGTTGTTTGGTTATCCATCTATTAGCTTATAGAGAGTTTCAGTATGCTTGAAGTCAAAAACCTATGTATAAAGCAAGATAACCGTACATTATGGGATTCTGTGTCATTTTCATTGAATAACAATGAGCGACTAGGGATTTCAGCACCGAGTGGTTTTGGTAAAACAACATTAGGTCGCGTATTAGCCCAATGGCAAATGCCTACACAAGGCGATGTGCTATTTAATGGAAAAAAATTATCTCAAAAAGGGTATTGCCCTATTCAGTTAGTTCCTCAGCACCCTGAAAAATGTTTTAACCCTTATCGAACAGTTGGTGACAGCGTGAAGGATGCTTGGGAGCCTGATCCATACTACCTTGAACGGTTGTTTATTAAATCAGAGTGGTTGGTTAGAAGGCCCAGTGAACTTTCAGGGGGGGAACTTGCTCGAATTGCCTTATTAAGAGCATTAGACCCAAGAACAAAAGTTTTAATTGCAGATGAAATTACTGCACAATTAGATGCGCATTTGCAGAAAGATATATGGCAGTTTTTAATTCAACTTTCTGAAGAAAGACCATTATCGATGGTTGTTT
It includes:
- the yut gene encoding urea transporter, with translation MEKVINQNAWNKLASENMTIQFIDVVLRGCAQVMFQNNALTGLLFFIAIFIGAFLEGMPQVALGCLLGTVVATLTAYISKLDTESLRSGLYGYNGCLVGVALPTFLENAPFVWVTIVLGSIVSVIATISLMDFLKNWKVAALTAPFVLVSWIILLASYNFLGIEGVALPTPALPKQLIEPIGLIPHSDLVADVFRGISEVFLLSSMIVGIIFVIGLAVSSIWAAIFAVFGSLLAFIVATLLKGDFASIHTGLYSFSAVLTAIALGSTFNKPSYRVVVYAIVGVIFTVFVQGALDIILEPFGIPTLTMPFVLASWLFLVPNQDIMPKHRQ
- a CDS encoding ATP-binding cassette domain-containing protein, with the protein product MLEVKNLCIKQDNRTLWDSVSFSLNNNERLGISAPSGFGKTTLGRVLAQWQMPTQGDVLFNGKKLSQKGYCPIQLVPQHPEKCFNPYRTVGDSVKDAWEPDPYYLERLFIKSEWLVRRPSELSGGELARIALLRALDPRTKVLIADEITAQLDAHLQKDIWQFLIQLSEERPLSMVVFSHNKFLLKKVCTSIWNIAISE
- a CDS encoding SLC13 family permease: MDLTVIIFILVYVAMAFGTFPGIKIDRTGASVAGALAMIGFEIISPKLSWDAIDYSAIGLLFGLMVVSASFTVSGFYHQAAQKVASLNISPPKLMAVFIIVGALLASVLTNDIVVVAMTPLLVSITLSRGLNPIPFLLGFCFAANNGAAGSLIGSPKNMVVAQGLDLSFIGILNITAIPVLFSVPIVWCVITLLYRNHWYLSEDKKSLMPHVEPSIIEFNWWETIKAATVLFTVILAFLFSDFPRELVALSAACFLLLNRKIASSDMLKHVNGDLILLMMGLFIINTAFSNTGIPQEVLHYLLGKGIDLNSPITLFLVTIVMSIFVGTTPTVILLIQFVYPHGNVDLLGAALILGACFAGNIFIFGSIAGIIAVEQSSAHGIKISFLEFTKSGGIISTICIFIAVVWLSIY
- a CDS encoding urease accessory protein UreD, yielding MTNFRADIANTPARVKAHILGSNAPELAAYQDEPKQMQSGAVGKSGYLKLRFAQGEYRSELVEMERRVPSLVQKALYWDELMPQLPCVTMISTSGSLLQGDRQALDIIVEKGACAHVTTQSATKVHMMEANYATQYQNIIVEEDGYLEYLPDPIIPHRNSRFITDTRINIHPSATMIYSEILMSGRKYHHPDEQFGFDVFSSHIRAESSSNKELFVEKYILEPKKSPLNITAVMDSFDTFGNVILLTPKIHHERILERLDAIYDPKNEIAFGATQLPNDCGLIFKALGVDSPKVKDAVRYFWQIAREEILGISLQEPFLWR
- a CDS encoding ion channel, whose product is MKKNAIYKYIQNMRMLRLVLALLILADGILIILPIISTYDLHLYPQHLGFVDWLQSLGLVKLLDIPRFAIGIVLIILAIPIYLGLRIGWLFSCFMLFIIMLINLVLARENVLTGTFSLIVLIIAAANWKAFNRHSLSGAGFVAFMSLSVLLGYSVFGTLYLGEQFQPHVTDISSAFYFALVCMTTVGFGDIVPISVEARLFTISIVILGITIFTTSIVYFLGVFAKSTQEIVKKRLFRMKNHYIIVGASPLALNTYHGLRKRDLDVMVLCHEDQKKSYPDNAQVITTEQINKHALNSANLGQAKALFILGGSDSENTISMLAAKEIVGGNIKSVIAVNDDKNYENMQLLHADLLISLSSLGSEVLIKMIFGENINNQVMENIIFSNNILDS